One genomic region from Spirulina subsalsa PCC 9445 encodes:
- a CDS encoding TldD/PmbA family protein yields MANVQELSNYTREIAQRLGIHKYDIYGSSTDSTSVQVDQGEPKQVKASNRSSIVVRVWNDQQTMGVTSTTDVDPKGIELALKTAQEASYFGVKENIPDFSPESTHPVVEIEPQTASPAEVPVLIETLIQAEKELMAAHPAITSVPYNGLSQQDLDHFYLNSAGAVRYERHNTTSMYLYSKTEENGKKPRSAGSFRLSNGLNQLDVQGCIQEAAEKTISHLNYQKVKTGKYRVVFSAEAFLQLLSAFSNLFNAQSILDQQSLSTPDSLGHAIASPLLSVCDDALHPQNVGKETFDGEGTPTRRTPIITDGILTSFLHSAGTAKRLNAQPTGNANIGAKVTVSPHFYHVFPGQPAQEVLSLAEAENVIWIDDLQALHAGANALQGSFSLPFDGWLVNKGERISIDSATVAGDFREVLKSIIYVESELELTPGGVCPRIWVDQLSITGET; encoded by the coding sequence ATGGCAAACGTTCAAGAACTATCCAATTACACCCGAGAAATCGCCCAGCGTTTAGGTATTCACAAATATGATATTTATGGGTCTTCGACTGATTCTACAAGTGTCCAAGTAGATCAGGGTGAACCCAAACAGGTTAAGGCTTCTAACCGTTCCAGTATTGTGGTGCGGGTGTGGAATGATCAGCAAACAATGGGCGTAACCTCTACAACCGATGTCGATCCTAAAGGGATTGAATTAGCCTTAAAAACCGCCCAAGAAGCGAGTTATTTTGGGGTGAAGGAAAACATCCCGGATTTTAGTCCAGAATCTACCCATCCCGTGGTGGAAATTGAGCCACAAACGGCATCCCCCGCAGAGGTTCCGGTGTTAATTGAAACCCTAATTCAAGCCGAAAAAGAATTGATGGCGGCTCATCCAGCTATTACCAGCGTTCCCTACAATGGACTCTCCCAACAGGATTTAGATCATTTTTATCTCAATAGTGCGGGGGCAGTGCGCTATGAACGTCATAATACTACGTCGATGTATTTATACAGTAAGACAGAAGAAAATGGCAAAAAACCCCGTAGTGCTGGAAGTTTTCGCCTGAGTAACGGTTTAAATCAATTAGATGTTCAAGGCTGTATTCAAGAAGCGGCGGAAAAAACCATTAGCCATTTAAACTATCAAAAGGTGAAAACGGGCAAGTATCGGGTTGTCTTTTCGGCTGAAGCATTTCTTCAGTTATTGTCGGCGTTTTCTAATCTGTTTAATGCTCAAAGTATTCTCGATCAACAAAGTCTGTCTACGCCGGATTCTCTGGGTCATGCGATCGCCTCTCCCCTGCTTTCAGTCTGTGATGATGCCTTACACCCCCAAAATGTCGGCAAGGAAACCTTTGATGGAGAAGGCACTCCCACCCGTCGCACCCCAATTATTACCGATGGCATCCTGACCAGTTTTTTACATAGTGCTGGCACGGCAAAACGTCTCAACGCCCAACCCACCGGAAACGCCAATATCGGCGCGAAAGTCACTGTTAGCCCTCACTTTTATCATGTCTTCCCCGGACAGCCTGCCCAAGAGGTATTAAGCCTTGCCGAGGCCGAAAATGTGATCTGGATTGATGATTTACAAGCTCTCCATGCCGGAGCAAATGCGTTACAGGGATCTTTTTCCCTACCCTTTGATGGCTGGTTAGTAAACAAGGGAGAGCGCATTAGTATTGATTCAGCCACTGTGGCCGGAGATTTCCGGGAGGTGTTGAAGTCGATTATTTATGTGGAATCGGAGTTAGAGTTAACGCCAGGTGGGGTATGTCCTCGGATTTGGGTGGATCAATTGTCTATTACTGGGGAGACTTAA
- a CDS encoding TldD/PmbA family protein gives MPSSILLLTKELPSLDYTATPERFDITWESPLSTLLGLGRAAGADFIEFFLERVNYISCLAEEDTITSITPRLSTGAGVRVFRGMGDCYVSTNDLSFQGLKGALEKALAILGLTLPAPNSYVPEVYLELLRDYGTVKEKERWLGECSSMQEMGEILLAANDQLKQNASHVQSRRAVYFRDWQEVLVAASDGTFARDIRLTQSVGYNLLCADGDNRSSNSVRDGNTSDPDFLRNWDYTTTAANLGESAGKMLYADYVESGDYPIIMANHFGGVIFHEACGHLLETTQIERKTTPFIDKKGEKIAHENLTAWDEGRSDDAFGTIDMDDEGMPTQRTLLIENGVLKNFLSDRAGSLRTGHPRTGSGRRQSFAYAAASRMRNTYIAPGDYSLEDLFNSVEKGIYCKKMGGGSVGATGEFNFGVEEAYLIENGKITKPLKGAILIGEAKEIMNKISMCSNDLSLAPGFCGSISGSIYVTVGQPHLKVDSITVGGR, from the coding sequence ATGCCATCTAGTATCTTACTCCTGACCAAAGAATTACCGAGTTTAGACTATACTGCTACCCCGGAACGCTTTGATATCACTTGGGAATCCCCACTCTCCACACTCTTGGGCTTAGGACGTGCAGCAGGAGCGGATTTTATTGAATTTTTCCTAGAACGGGTCAACTATATCAGTTGTCTCGCGGAAGAAGATACCATCACCAGTATCACCCCACGCCTCTCCACCGGGGCCGGAGTGCGAGTTTTCCGGGGGATGGGGGACTGTTACGTTAGCACGAATGATCTCTCATTCCAAGGGCTAAAAGGAGCTTTAGAGAAAGCGCTAGCTATCTTAGGATTAACCTTACCCGCCCCGAATTCCTACGTTCCCGAAGTGTATTTAGAACTCCTGCGGGATTATGGCACAGTGAAAGAAAAAGAACGCTGGCTGGGTGAATGTAGTTCCATGCAGGAAATGGGGGAGATTTTACTAGCTGCCAATGACCAATTAAAGCAGAATGCCTCCCATGTACAATCCCGACGGGCTGTTTATTTCCGAGACTGGCAAGAAGTGCTGGTAGCGGCCAGTGATGGCACCTTTGCCCGGGATATTCGCTTAACTCAATCGGTGGGCTACAATTTGCTCTGTGCCGATGGAGATAATCGGAGTTCTAATAGTGTCCGGGATGGAAATACCAGTGATCCCGATTTCCTGCGCAATTGGGACTATACCACCACGGCCGCTAACTTGGGAGAATCGGCCGGAAAAATGCTCTATGCCGACTATGTGGAGTCGGGAGACTATCCAATTATTATGGCCAATCATTTTGGGGGAGTAATCTTCCATGAAGCTTGTGGCCATCTGTTGGAAACCACCCAAATTGAACGGAAAACGACACCGTTTATCGACAAAAAAGGGGAAAAAATTGCCCACGAAAATCTGACCGCTTGGGATGAAGGGCGCTCCGATGATGCCTTTGGCACCATTGACATGGATGATGAAGGAATGCCTACCCAGCGCACATTATTGATTGAGAATGGGGTATTGAAAAACTTTTTGAGCGATCGCGCCGGATCTCTGCGAACAGGTCATCCTCGCACAGGAAGCGGTCGCCGTCAAAGTTTCGCCTATGCGGCCGCCTCTCGGATGCGCAATACTTACATCGCCCCCGGAGACTATAGCCTTGAGGATTTATTTAACTCCGTGGAAAAAGGGATTTACTGTAAAAAAATGGGCGGCGGGAGTGTTGGCGCAACGGGAGAATTTAATTTTGGGGTGGAAGAAGCCTATTTAATCGAAAATGGCAAAATAACAAAACCTCTCAAAGGTGCAATTCTGATTGGAGAAGCCAAGGAAATTATGAATAAAATTTCCATGTGTTCCAATGATTTAAGCCTTGCTCCGGGCTTCTGTGGTTCAATTAGTGGCAGTATTTACGTCACCGTGGGTCAACCTCATTTAAAAGTGGATTCTATCACCGTTGGCGGTCGATAA
- a CDS encoding flavin monoamine oxidase family protein: protein MTLPMTEKYTPIVSVVSAISKGAIAQILEILNMARSSLLRLLRKAYRLHYVSRKTGIPADELMDQAKEKAQNRGISRRRMLQGSLAIATAMVTSTAWPRSSRPVIAQQMRPVLIVGAGMAGLMAAYRLHEAGVPVEIMEARSRIGGRMYSRRQALGSEASMEIGGEWIDTNHVAIRSLAEELELELVDLFEVEAGLTPQTYFFGGRKVSEEEVLRDFAPIAAQIEADLATIEDFEDYTTPIPAAVALDQISLADYVDSIEASEMIRNLLKVSYTTFVGLPAEEQSCLNLLYVVSTDLDELALYGESDERFYTRGGNDQMPRMIADRLHNFIQTDTILESLRQRPDGWYQASMRSGLRTWQRSYERVVLTVPFSVLRDVELNIPLPEAKRLAINELGYGTNNKLVTAYEEKIWRDRYQATGLTFSDLPYQETREASSTRFTPGPSFLVHYMGGRLGVDFERLTTPEAVNRVLPQFERVFPGLRQVHIPGKTARTAWVGDPFSRGSYSCYKVGQITQMYGVEGERVGNLFFAGEHTSLEFQGYMEGACETGEAAALAIIEDLGLLEEAARLRQRRSHQLAARTYPRRAQYPFRRRAIV from the coding sequence ATGACCTTGCCCATGACGGAGAAATACACCCCCATCGTCTCAGTGGTTTCTGCCATCAGTAAGGGTGCAATTGCTCAGATTTTGGAGATATTGAACATGGCTCGCTCGTCATTGCTTAGGCTTTTGCGCAAAGCCTACCGATTACATTATGTCTCGCGGAAAACGGGGATTCCAGCAGATGAACTAATGGATCAGGCGAAGGAAAAAGCGCAAAATCGGGGAATTTCCCGACGGCGAATGTTGCAGGGGAGTTTGGCTATTGCGACTGCTATGGTAACGAGTACCGCTTGGCCAAGATCCTCCCGACCTGTCATTGCTCAACAGATGCGCCCTGTGTTAATTGTGGGGGCAGGAATGGCAGGTCTGATGGCGGCTTATCGTCTCCATGAGGCGGGAGTTCCTGTGGAAATTATGGAAGCGCGTAGCCGAATCGGGGGGCGGATGTATAGCCGTCGTCAAGCCCTGGGAAGTGAGGCCTCAATGGAAATTGGCGGGGAGTGGATTGACACCAATCACGTCGCTATCCGCAGTTTAGCCGAGGAACTGGAGTTAGAACTCGTAGACCTATTTGAAGTGGAAGCGGGACTAACCCCTCAAACCTACTTTTTCGGCGGTCGTAAGGTAAGTGAGGAGGAAGTCCTGCGGGATTTTGCCCCCATTGCTGCCCAAATTGAGGCTGATTTAGCCACAATTGAGGATTTTGAGGATTATACAACTCCTATCCCGGCTGCTGTGGCGCTGGATCAAATCTCTCTGGCCGATTATGTGGATAGTATCGAAGCCAGCGAGATGATCCGCAACTTGTTAAAAGTCTCTTACACGACCTTTGTGGGGTTGCCTGCGGAGGAGCAAAGTTGCCTAAATTTGCTCTATGTTGTCAGCACAGACCTAGATGAATTGGCACTTTATGGGGAGTCTGATGAGCGCTTTTATACCCGGGGAGGCAATGACCAAATGCCCCGGATGATTGCTGACCGCCTGCACAATTTTATTCAAACTGATACCATTTTGGAGTCGCTGCGGCAACGACCTGATGGCTGGTATCAAGCTAGTATGCGGTCTGGTCTGAGAACTTGGCAACGTTCCTATGAACGGGTGGTGTTAACGGTGCCGTTTAGTGTGTTGCGGGATGTGGAGTTAAATATTCCTTTACCGGAAGCCAAACGCTTGGCAATTAATGAGTTGGGCTATGGGACTAATAATAAGCTGGTGACGGCCTATGAGGAGAAAATTTGGCGCGATCGCTATCAAGCCACCGGATTAACCTTTAGCGACCTCCCCTACCAAGAAACCCGGGAAGCCAGTTCTACCCGTTTTACACCGGGTCCTAGTTTTCTCGTTCACTATATGGGGGGTCGTCTGGGAGTAGATTTTGAACGGTTAACAACACCAGAGGCAGTGAACCGCGTTCTTCCCCAATTTGAGCGAGTGTTTCCTGGCCTGCGCCAAGTTCATATTCCGGGCAAAACCGCCCGCACCGCTTGGGTCGGTGATCCCTTCAGTCGTGGTTCTTACAGTTGCTATAAAGTGGGGCAAATCACCCAAATGTACGGTGTGGAAGGGGAGCGTGTGGGCAATCTCTTCTTTGCTGGAGAACATACCTCCCTCGAATTTCAGGGTTACATGGAGGGGGCTTGTGAAACTGGAGAGGCTGCCGCTTTAGCGATTATTGAGGATTTAGGACTCCTAGAGGAAGCCGCTCGTTTGCGTCAGCGTCGCTCCCACCAACTCGCCGCTCGGACTTATCCCCGTCGCGCTCAGTATCCTTTCCGACGACGGGCAATAGTTTAA
- the recF gene encoding DNA replication/repair protein RecF (All proteins in this family for which functions are known are DNA-binding proteins that assist the filamentation of RecA onto DNA for the initiation of recombination or recombinational repair.): MYLKSLHLQGFRNYREQKVLFDAQKTIVVGNNAQGKSNLLEAVELLATLKSHRVSRDRDLVLETAETGQIEALVERQYGPADLTLTLRKQGRRTAQLNHETLRRQLDFLGVLNAVQFSSLDLDLVRGSPEARRNWLDSLLIQLEPVYAYILQQYNKILRQRNALLKNLRDLHHTQTPTAPTSQILTQLALWDAQLAAHGSRVTRRRARVLQRLTPIAQNWHSCISGETEQLAICYRPNVIWTEDEATEVQQAFLDKLEQRRTAEYFQGKTVVGPHRDEIEFTINQTLARSYGSQGQQRTLVLALKLAELQLIEEVIGEPPLLLLDDVLAELDPHRQNQLLEAIQDRFQTLITTTHITAFDAQWLQASQILSVEAGEIAFF; encoded by the coding sequence ATGTATCTCAAATCGCTACATTTACAGGGTTTTCGCAATTATCGAGAGCAAAAAGTCCTGTTTGATGCCCAGAAAACCATTGTGGTGGGCAATAATGCTCAAGGGAAGTCCAACCTCCTCGAAGCCGTGGAATTGTTGGCGACCTTGAAAAGTCATCGGGTGAGCCGCGATCGCGATTTAGTCCTAGAAACCGCCGAAACCGGGCAAATTGAAGCCCTCGTAGAACGACAGTATGGCCCGGCTGACTTAACCCTAACCCTACGCAAACAAGGCCGACGCACTGCCCAACTCAACCACGAAACCCTACGCCGTCAACTCGACTTTCTGGGCGTTCTCAATGCCGTTCAGTTCTCCAGTTTGGATCTCGATCTTGTGCGCGGCAGTCCAGAAGCCCGTCGCAATTGGTTAGACTCCCTCTTGATTCAATTAGAACCTGTCTATGCCTACATATTGCAGCAATACAACAAAATTCTGCGCCAACGGAACGCCCTCCTCAAGAACCTCCGAGATCTCCACCACACCCAGACCCCCACTGCTCCCACTTCCCAGATATTGACTCAATTGGCACTCTGGGACGCACAACTCGCGGCCCACGGGTCACGAGTCACCCGCAGACGGGCGCGGGTCTTACAACGTTTAACCCCCATTGCCCAAAATTGGCACTCTTGTATTAGTGGGGAAACCGAGCAACTCGCGATTTGTTATCGTCCCAATGTTATTTGGACAGAAGATGAAGCCACAGAAGTACAACAAGCCTTTCTAGATAAACTAGAACAACGTCGCACAGCCGAATATTTTCAGGGCAAAACCGTAGTCGGTCCCCATCGAGATGAAATTGAGTTCACTATTAACCAAACCTTAGCCCGTTCCTACGGCTCTCAAGGTCAACAACGCACCCTTGTATTAGCCCTCAAGTTAGCGGAATTACAACTCATTGAGGAAGTGATTGGAGAACCCCCTTTATTGTTATTGGATGATGTATTAGCAGAATTAGATCCCCATCGACAAAACCAACTCCTCGAAGCCATCCAAGACCGTTTTCAAACTTTAATCACGACGACTCACATCACAGCCTTTGATGCCCAATGGCTACAAGCTTCTCAAATTTTATCAGTAGAAGCCGGAGAAATTGCGTTTTTTTAG
- a CDS encoding DUF4351 domain-containing protein, with protein MTKKADIGSKRLISLAPEAWVNWVTQRNDLTVEAFLSSEFQWISRENDVLLKVNSPDHGPFLVLTELQLRPDRQIPLRIRAYTALAEERYNLPVYPVLINILPPSANPNIPNAYRSQFLGIEAVQSYRVINLWEVDVALVFREGLSSLLPFVPILRGGNEREVIQQALQELRAEEDLQELEPLLAFFASFVLNLQVVQDILRWDMAILRESPWYQEILNEGLQQGLQQGLEQGQFRLVFRQINRRFGELPARQREIIEGFSESQLDDLLTVLPSLNTLEELATWCASEASQNENPT; from the coding sequence ATGACCAAAAAAGCCGATATTGGCAGCAAACGACTGATTAGCCTTGCTCCAGAGGCTTGGGTGAATTGGGTGACACAACGCAACGACCTGACCGTTGAAGCCTTCCTCAGTTCAGAATTCCAATGGATTAGTCGGGAAAACGACGTTCTGCTGAAAGTTAATAGTCCAGACCACGGCCCATTCCTTGTGCTGACTGAACTTCAACTACGCCCGGATAGACAAATCCCCCTGAGAATACGAGCCTATACCGCCTTGGCAGAAGAGCGTTACAATTTGCCCGTTTATCCGGTCTTAATCAACATCTTGCCCCCTTCAGCGAACCCCAACATCCCCAACGCCTATCGTTCCCAATTCTTAGGGATTGAAGCGGTACAGAGTTATCGGGTGATTAATCTTTGGGAGGTCGATGTGGCGTTAGTGTTTCGTGAGGGTTTGTCCAGTCTACTGCCCTTCGTTCCCATTTTGCGGGGTGGGAATGAGCGAGAAGTGATTCAACAAGCCCTACAAGAATTAAGGGCAGAGGAAGACCTGCAAGAGTTAGAACCCCTACTGGCATTCTTTGCCTCCTTTGTCTTAAACTTGCAAGTAGTTCAAGACATTCTGAGGTGGGATATGGCTATTTTAAGAGAGTCGCCTTGGTATCAGGAAATTTTGAATGAAGGACTTCAACAAGGTCTACAGCAAGGTCTAGAACAAGGTCAATTCAGACTGGTATTCCGCCAAATCAACCGTCGTTTTGGAGAACTTCCCGCCCGTCAACGAGAGATTATTGAGGGCTTCTCAGAGTCTCAACTCGATGATTTACTCACTGTCTTACCCAGCTTAAACACTTTGGAAGAATTAGCGACTTGGTGTGCTAGTGAAGCTTCTCAGAATGAGAATCCTACTTAG
- the fba gene encoding class II fructose-bisphosphate aldolase (catalyzes the reversible aldol condensation of dihydroxyacetonephosphate and glyceraldehyde 3-phosphate in the Calvin cycle, glycolysis, and/or gluconeogenesis): MALVPMRLLLDHAAENDYGIPAYNVNNMEQIISIMQAAQEADSPVILQASRGARSYAGENFLRHLVQAAVETYPHIPVAMHQDHGNSPATCYSAIRNGFTSVMMDGSLEADAKTPASFEYNVSVTAEVVKVAHSVGVSVEGELGCLGSLETGKGDKEDGHGFEGTLSKDQLLTDPDEAVQFVEQTQVDALAVAIGTSHGAYKFTRKPTGEILAISRIEEIHKRLPNTHLVMHGSSSVPQEWIDMINQYGGTIPETYGVPIEEIQKGIKSGVRKVNIDTDNRLAITAAIREAAAKDPKNFDPRHFMKPSIKYMKQVCLERYQAFGTAGNASKIKQMTLDEYAAKYAKGELSASVKSAVSV, from the coding sequence ATGGCGCTTGTACCTATGCGGCTGCTCTTAGACCACGCTGCCGAGAATGATTATGGGATTCCTGCTTACAATGTGAACAACATGGAGCAAATCATCTCCATCATGCAGGCAGCCCAAGAAGCTGACAGTCCTGTAATTCTACAAGCTTCTCGTGGCGCTCGTAGCTATGCAGGGGAAAATTTCTTACGTCACTTAGTGCAAGCAGCAGTGGAAACCTATCCTCATATTCCCGTTGCCATGCACCAAGATCACGGGAACTCTCCTGCCACCTGTTATTCTGCCATCCGCAACGGTTTCACCAGCGTAATGATGGACGGTTCCTTAGAAGCAGACGCTAAAACTCCCGCCAGCTTTGAATATAACGTCAGCGTTACGGCTGAAGTCGTCAAAGTCGCTCACTCCGTTGGTGTGAGTGTAGAAGGTGAATTAGGGTGTTTAGGGTCTTTAGAAACCGGGAAAGGTGACAAAGAAGACGGTCACGGTTTTGAAGGCACCCTGAGCAAAGATCAACTGCTGACCGACCCCGACGAAGCCGTTCAGTTCGTAGAACAAACCCAAGTGGACGCTCTCGCCGTTGCTATCGGTACCAGCCACGGTGCTTACAAATTCACCCGCAAACCGACGGGCGAAATTTTGGCGATTAGCCGCATTGAAGAAATTCACAAGCGCTTACCCAACACCCACTTAGTGATGCACGGTTCTTCCTCCGTTCCTCAAGAATGGATCGACATGATCAACCAATACGGTGGTACTATTCCTGAAACCTACGGTGTACCCATTGAAGAAATTCAAAAAGGGATTAAGAGCGGTGTGCGTAAAGTGAACATCGACACCGACAACCGTTTAGCGATTACGGCCGCTATCCGTGAAGCGGCGGCGAAGGATCCCAAAAACTTCGATCCTCGTCACTTCATGAAGCCCTCCATCAAGTACATGAAACAAGTGTGCTTAGAGCGTTACCAAGCATTTGGTACCGCCGGAAATGCCAGCAAGATCAAACAAATGACCTTAGATGAGTATGCCGCGAAGTATGCCAAAGGCGAATTGTCTGCTTCTGTGAAGTCTGCGGTTTCCGTTTAG
- a CDS encoding tocopherol cyclase family protein, which translates to MSNPLQTPHSGYHWNGSSERFFEGWYFRVTLPTIEQTFAFMYSIEDPLGGQAYSGGAAQVLGANDEYLCRTFPDVTQFWATPDELGLGHWGKTNLTQNPQLLDSKDFETHVQEGYQSTAYLNQGVIGDRATKKYCRWQYEIKPIYGWGNPNQTQQSTAGWLSSFPIFEPGWQILMAHGLATGWIDWSGQLYYFDDAPAYHEKNWGRAFPQRWFWVNCNVFKSESDLAITAGGGKRGVLWWMESVALICLHYRGKFYEFVPWNSEVSWVIEPWGYWKMQAKNAQYEVELVGKTQHLGTPLRAPTSEGLAFCCRDTMRGHLRLELREKQGQVIVRAESSVCGLEVGGGPWDKPWIKD; encoded by the coding sequence ATGTCTAACCCCCTACAAACTCCCCACAGTGGCTATCATTGGAACGGCAGTTCTGAGCGTTTCTTTGAAGGGTGGTATTTTCGCGTCACCCTCCCCACCATTGAACAAACCTTTGCCTTTATGTACTCCATTGAAGATCCCCTAGGAGGACAAGCGTATAGTGGGGGGGCTGCCCAAGTTTTAGGGGCTAATGATGAATATTTATGTCGTACCTTTCCCGATGTTACTCAATTTTGGGCGACTCCAGATGAACTGGGTTTGGGTCATTGGGGAAAGACGAATTTAACGCAAAATCCGCAACTCTTAGACTCCAAAGACTTTGAAACTCACGTTCAAGAAGGCTACCAATCAACGGCCTATTTAAATCAAGGGGTGATTGGGGATCGGGCCACTAAAAAATACTGTCGCTGGCAATATGAAATCAAGCCCATTTATGGCTGGGGAAATCCCAATCAGACACAACAATCAACGGCGGGCTGGTTGTCTTCTTTCCCGATTTTTGAGCCGGGATGGCAGATTTTAATGGCGCATGGTTTGGCGACGGGATGGATTGATTGGAGCGGACAACTTTATTATTTTGATGATGCTCCTGCTTATCATGAAAAAAACTGGGGGCGTGCGTTTCCGCAACGTTGGTTTTGGGTCAATTGTAATGTCTTTAAATCAGAATCGGACTTAGCGATTACGGCCGGAGGAGGTAAGCGGGGGGTTTTGTGGTGGATGGAATCTGTGGCGTTGATTTGTCTCCATTATCGCGGAAAATTTTATGAGTTTGTGCCGTGGAATTCGGAGGTGAGTTGGGTTATCGAACCTTGGGGATACTGGAAAATGCAGGCGAAAAATGCTCAGTATGAGGTGGAATTAGTGGGGAAAACGCAGCATTTAGGAACACCTCTGCGCGCTCCTACTTCTGAGGGGTTAGCGTTTTGTTGTCGGGATACCATGCGGGGTCATTTACGCTTAGAATTGCGGGAAAAACAAGGCCAGGTGATTGTGAGGGCGGAAAGTTCGGTTTGTGGTTTGGAAGTGGGGGGGGGCCCTTGGGATAAACCTTGGATTAAGGATTGA
- a CDS encoding chemotaxis protein CheW yields the protein MTSSPQRADSVKVIVFPLGNHLFSLPMKAVLKIYHCPPDAKTGFDEVGLIDLEGQTVLLLPLEALLKEQETGEEDVFLTPISQAERPFLILIKNPRQQLCGIQVAELPNMIDLPLHIIQPLPPSTKQTSPAQFAQYVALWQSEQGKKPIFLLDIGRVMQEINP from the coding sequence ATGACCTCATCCCCCCAGCGCGCTGATAGTGTTAAAGTGATTGTATTCCCCTTGGGGAATCACTTATTTTCCTTACCCATGAAAGCCGTTTTAAAAATTTACCATTGTCCCCCTGATGCCAAAACCGGATTTGATGAAGTGGGATTAATTGATTTAGAAGGTCAAACCGTTTTACTTTTGCCCCTAGAAGCTTTATTAAAAGAACAAGAAACTGGAGAAGAGGATGTTTTTTTAACCCCTATTTCTCAAGCGGAACGTCCTTTTTTGATCTTAATTAAAAACCCTCGACAACAGTTATGTGGGATTCAAGTGGCCGAGTTGCCCAACATGATTGATTTACCCCTCCACATCATCCAACCCCTCCCCCCTTCGACGAAACAAACCAGCCCTGCCCAATTTGCTCAATATGTGGCACTGTGGCAGTCTGAACAGGGGAAAAAGCCTATTTTTTTGTTAGATATTGGGCGAGTGATGCAGGAAATCAATCCTTAA